The Flavobacterium piscisymbiosum genome includes a region encoding these proteins:
- a CDS encoding S41 family peptidase encodes MKTILKSVLLLFLLAFSLQSCEDQDDVAAPADLQVKDFIWKGLNQYYLWQADVPNLADDRFNNNQEALNSFLRGYSQPEDLFQALLNKPISKFPKGQAIDRFSWIVSDYTVLEQELQGTTKNNGVDLRLSYKLNSTTDLVGYVRYIIPNSDASGKGIKRGDLFTGINGTQLTVSNYQSLLAADSYTLNMADFNGTSFEPNGKTISLVKTTLDENPIFINKVITSGSHKIGYLMYNGFYANYDAQLNAAFAELKSQGITDLVLDLRYNGGGSIQTATRLASMITGQFADKIFAKEKWNAKINAAFEIDNPEFLNNRFVDKLDGAAISSLNLSKVYILTTTGTASASELVINGLVPYISVVQIGETTVGKNVGSVTLYDSPTFGKAKRNLNHKYAMQPLVLKIVNAADFGEYTDGLKPTYEQLERITNLGVLGDTSEPLLSVAISQITGATGKKAQLDKGIALKNFTDTKAMDGIRNQMYVKDAPEGLLKALK; translated from the coding sequence ATGAAAACAATTTTAAAGAGCGTACTGTTATTATTTTTGCTTGCCTTTTCTTTGCAATCTTGTGAGGATCAGGATGATGTTGCCGCTCCGGCTGATTTGCAGGTGAAAGATTTCATTTGGAAAGGGCTAAATCAATACTATTTGTGGCAAGCCGATGTGCCTAATTTAGCCGATGACCGTTTTAATAATAATCAGGAAGCATTAAATTCTTTTTTACGAGGGTATTCTCAACCGGAAGATTTATTTCAGGCTTTATTGAATAAACCTATTAGCAAATTCCCAAAAGGTCAGGCAATTGATCGTTTTAGCTGGATAGTATCTGATTATACTGTTTTAGAACAGGAACTTCAGGGAACTACAAAAAATAATGGTGTCGATCTTAGATTAAGTTATAAACTAAATAGTACAACTGACTTAGTTGGTTATGTACGTTATATTATTCCTAATTCTGATGCTTCAGGAAAAGGAATCAAACGTGGTGATCTTTTTACGGGAATAAACGGCACTCAACTTACAGTTTCAAACTATCAATCTCTTTTGGCTGCTGATAGTTATACGCTAAATATGGCTGATTTTAATGGAACAAGTTTTGAGCCTAACGGAAAAACTATTTCGTTAGTGAAAACAACTTTAGATGAAAATCCTATTTTTATCAATAAAGTGATTACTTCAGGAAGTCATAAAATAGGTTATTTAATGTATAATGGTTTTTATGCGAATTACGATGCACAGCTAAATGCTGCTTTTGCCGAATTGAAATCGCAGGGAATTACAGATCTTGTACTGGATTTACGATATAATGGTGGTGGTTCTATACAAACTGCAACGCGTTTGGCAAGTATGATTACGGGTCAGTTTGCGGATAAGATTTTTGCTAAAGAAAAGTGGAATGCTAAGATAAATGCAGCTTTTGAAATTGATAATCCGGAATTTCTAAATAATCGTTTTGTAGATAAGCTAGACGGAGCAGCAATAAGCAGTTTAAATTTATCTAAAGTATATATTCTAACAACCACTGGTACTGCTTCTGCGAGTGAATTAGTGATAAATGGTTTGGTACCTTATATTTCAGTAGTTCAGATAGGAGAAACAACAGTGGGTAAAAACGTTGGTTCTGTTACATTATATGATTCTCCAACTTTTGGAAAAGCAAAAAGAAATCTAAATCATAAATATGCGATGCAGCCTTTGGTATTGAAAATCGTAAATGCTGCTGATTTTGGAGAGTATACAGATGGTTTAAAACCAACTTATGAGCAACTGGAGCGTATTACTAATCTGGGTGTTTTAGGTGATACATCAGAACCGTTATTAAGTGTTGCTATTTCGCAAATTACAGGAGCAACGGGTAAAAAAGCGCAACTGGATAAAGGTATAGCTCTAAAGAATTTTACAGATACTAAAGCGATGGATGGTATAAGAAATCAGATGTATGTAAAAGATGCTCCGGAGGGACTTTTAAAAGCATTAAAATAA
- a CDS encoding adenosylcobinamide-GDP ribazoletransferase produces the protein MKKELHIFFTSLMFYTRIPCPKNIDHHPDYLNKATRYFPLIGWIVGSISFLAFYLFSLFLSVETAVIFALIISVLITGAFHEDGFADVCDGFGGGWTKEKILIIMKDSAIGAYGAIGLVLLFLLKFKLLSESVSLFKGDNSIAFFQVFILFVSAHALSRLAAISIIFTHEYSRDDASSKSKPIAKNHSWKEVFGSFFFGLLPLFVFSYFQHKFLLALIPVFITRFFLARYFQKWIDGYTGDCLGATQQVCEVVYYLSILLIWKFI, from the coding sequence ATGAAAAAAGAACTACATATTTTTTTTACCTCTTTAATGTTTTACACCAGAATTCCGTGTCCAAAAAACATTGACCATCATCCTGATTATTTAAACAAGGCGACTCGTTATTTTCCTTTAATTGGCTGGATTGTTGGCAGTATTTCTTTTCTGGCTTTTTATCTTTTTTCTCTTTTTCTTTCTGTAGAAACTGCGGTAATTTTTGCCTTAATTATTTCTGTTCTTATCACCGGAGCTTTTCATGAAGATGGTTTTGCAGATGTGTGTGATGGTTTTGGCGGAGGCTGGACCAAAGAAAAAATCCTGATCATTATGAAAGACAGCGCTATTGGTGCTTATGGAGCGATTGGTTTGGTTTTACTTTTTTTATTAAAATTCAAATTACTTTCAGAATCTGTTTCGCTTTTCAAAGGAGATAATTCTATAGCCTTTTTTCAGGTTTTTATTTTATTTGTTTCAGCGCATGCTTTGAGCCGTTTGGCAGCCATCTCTATTATTTTTACGCATGAATATTCGAGAGACGATGCTTCGAGTAAAAGTAAACCTATAGCTAAGAACCATTCCTGGAAAGAAGTTTTTGGTTCGTTTTTCTTCGGATTACTTCCTCTTTTTGTTTTCTCTTATTTTCAACATAAATTCCTTTTGGCTTTAATTCCGGTTTTTATAACGCGATTTTTTCTAGCGCGTTATTTCCAGAAATGGATTGATGGCTACACGGGAGATTGCCTTGGTGCGACACAACAGGTTTGCGAGGTTGTTTATTATTTAAGTATTCTTTTGATATGGAAGTTTATCTAG
- a CDS encoding TonB-dependent receptor plug domain-containing protein codes for MILKKLFAFCLLFLCQIIVAQRDTINNLKEVIVSDVNLKKYSTSQSVQILNDSVINKNASSLTSLLNYNTVIYFKENGLGMTSGPSFRGTTAAQTAVIWNGININSQFLGQTDFNTVGTRDFNSIAVKAGGGSVLYGSSAIGGSIHLNNDLRFKNEFSNQVFFSLGSYNTLSANYRINASSDKYSLQVNISRNSSDNDFKYPGTTDQRNINGEYYNTSMNTTFGYKIDAKNTIKAYSQFYDAERHFSLITPTESKTKYNDFNTRNLLEWESLFNRFTSKLKLAHIGESYKYFSNIDSELFTYGKVETSIIKYDLAFDVNDKIKLNTIVDYTRNKGYGSSIDNAKREVGSASLLLSHLVTDKWDYNASIRQEVTDNFGNPFLFSFGTRYQFTDFYRVKFNASKNFRMPTYNDLFWEGSGNPDLRPETSYQAEIGNEFFTKNFSVSLTTYYNSIKDLLRWVPTEGSGGAWSPENTDKVRAYGAEIILEWRPKIGNNHFTVNGTYAYTVSESKQLIKGESVYKQLIYVPYHKLTGSVSYNWKKVSSYFQYLYNGDAYTTPFNNPASKVKDYNIGNIGIDYDFGKKNSYKLGIQALNIWNKNYQPVASRQMPGRNYTIYINLNF; via the coding sequence ATGATTTTGAAAAAACTTTTTGCTTTTTGTTTATTGTTCTTGTGCCAGATTATTGTAGCGCAGAGAGATACTATTAATAACTTAAAAGAAGTTATTGTATCTGATGTTAATCTTAAAAAGTACTCCACATCACAATCGGTTCAAATATTGAATGATTCGGTTATCAATAAAAATGCATCTTCTTTAACATCTCTTTTAAATTACAATACTGTCATTTATTTTAAGGAAAATGGTCTTGGTATGACATCCGGACCTTCTTTTAGAGGAACTACTGCGGCACAAACTGCAGTTATCTGGAATGGTATAAACATTAATTCACAATTTTTAGGTCAGACGGATTTCAATACCGTTGGAACAAGAGATTTTAATTCTATAGCTGTCAAAGCTGGTGGAGGAAGCGTTTTATACGGGAGCAGTGCAATCGGCGGAAGCATTCACCTTAATAATGATTTGAGATTTAAAAATGAATTTTCGAATCAGGTATTTTTTAGCCTGGGAAGTTACAATACTTTGAGTGCCAACTATCGCATTAACGCATCTTCTGATAAATATAGTCTACAGGTAAATATTTCCAGAAATAGCTCTGATAATGATTTTAAGTATCCAGGCACAACAGATCAGAGAAACATAAATGGTGAATATTATAATACCAGCATGAACACCACTTTTGGGTATAAAATAGATGCTAAAAACACCATAAAAGCATACAGCCAGTTTTATGATGCAGAACGTCATTTTTCGTTAATTACACCCACAGAAAGCAAAACAAAATACAACGATTTTAACACCCGAAATTTATTAGAATGGGAAAGTTTATTCAATCGTTTTACATCAAAATTGAAATTGGCGCATATTGGGGAATCGTATAAATATTTTAGCAATATAGATTCTGAACTATTTACATATGGTAAAGTTGAAACTTCTATCATAAAATATGATTTGGCTTTTGATGTAAATGATAAAATCAAACTAAACACTATTGTTGATTACACTCGTAATAAAGGATATGGGTCGAGCATCGATAATGCAAAAAGAGAAGTTGGTTCGGCTAGTTTATTATTGAGTCATTTGGTGACTGACAAATGGGATTATAATGCCAGCATACGTCAGGAAGTAACCGATAATTTTGGAAATCCATTCCTGTTTTCTTTTGGAACACGTTATCAATTCACTGATTTTTATCGTGTGAAATTTAATGCTTCAAAAAATTTCAGAATGCCTACATACAATGATTTGTTTTGGGAAGGAAGCGGTAATCCTGATCTAAGACCTGAAACTTCTTATCAGGCAGAAATTGGCAATGAGTTTTTTACAAAGAATTTTTCTGTTTCACTAACCACCTATTATAATTCCATCAAAGACTTATTACGCTGGGTTCCAACTGAGGGAAGCGGCGGCGCATGGTCACCCGAAAACACAGATAAAGTAAGGGCTTATGGTGCCGAAATAATATTAGAATGGAGACCAAAAATAGGAAACAACCATTTTACGGTTAACGGAACTTACGCTTATACAGTTTCTGAAAGTAAACAATTAATAAAAGGAGAATCTGTTTACAAGCAATTGATTTATGTTCCTTACCATAAACTAACAGGATCTGTTTCTTATAATTGGAAAAAAGTATCTTCTTATTTTCAATATTTATACAACGGAGATGCTTATACAACGCCTTTTAATAATCCTGCAAGTAAAGTAAAAGATTACAATATTGGAAATATTGGTATTGATTACGATTTTGGAAAAAAGAACAGTTATAAACTTGGAATACAGGCTTTAAATATCTGGAATAAAAATTACCAACCCGTTGCCAGCAGACAAATGCCGGGAAGAAATTATACAATATACATAAACCTTAATTTTTAA
- the tnpA gene encoding IS200/IS605 family transposase, with protein MPLIKVYIHFVWGTKNRFPFLDSLELRQKVWNHIRENAKEKGIYVDFINGYSDHCHCLISLGVDQNIQKIIQLLKGESSFWINKNKLTKEKFEWQDEYFAVSVSESLVDKVRDYIKNQESHHKKKTFQEEYNEIIRKFGFQKQ; from the coding sequence ATGCCATTAATAAAAGTGTACATCCATTTTGTTTGGGGTACAAAGAACAGATTTCCATTTTTAGATTCATTAGAATTAAGACAAAAAGTTTGGAATCATATTAGAGAGAACGCAAAAGAAAAAGGAATTTATGTTGATTTTATAAATGGATATTCAGATCATTGCCATTGTCTAATTTCTTTAGGAGTTGATCAAAATATTCAAAAAATAATACAATTACTTAAGGGCGAATCTTCATTTTGGATTAATAAAAATAAATTGACAAAAGAAAAATTTGAGTGGCAAGATGAATATTTTGCGGTTTCAGTTTCAGAATCTTTAGTAGATAAAGTAAGGGATTATATTAAAAATCAAGAAAGTCATCATAAGAAAAAAACTTTTCAGGAAGAGTACAACGAGATTATTAGAAAATTTGGATTTCAAAAACAATAA
- a CDS encoding YncE family protein translates to MKRFNKLFLTVILSSAFFVSCSSDNDDTTPEPRGNYEGGLFIANEGQFLKSNGNVSYLSDDLKIENNVFSLLNPEKTTNDIIQCIGFNGDFAYLVVNNSNKIEVVNRYTFKSVATITASIKNPRYIAFANGKGYITNWGVGEDANDDYVGILDLATNTITSKIPVVEGPEKIIENGGKLYVTHKGGYNFGNSLTVINSATNSVVTNFVVGDMPSALVKDNGSLYILCEGYPNYAPTQTAGKLVKVSLSSNTVTSTLSFEGITHPGFLDLENDKLYYTIDSNIYSLSTSATTLPTAPIFKATEVTSLYGLAVKNSKIYVADRVNGVDNGDIYIYSLTGKLANDFSVGVNPNGFYFNN, encoded by the coding sequence ATGAAAAGATTTAACAAACTATTTTTAACTGTCATACTAAGCTCGGCATTTTTTGTGTCATGTAGCAGTGATAATGATGATACTACACCGGAACCTCGTGGAAATTACGAAGGAGGATTATTTATTGCAAATGAAGGTCAATTTCTTAAATCTAATGGAAATGTATCTTATCTATCAGATGATTTAAAAATTGAAAACAATGTTTTTTCTTTATTAAATCCTGAAAAAACAACAAACGACATTATTCAATGCATTGGTTTTAATGGAGACTTTGCTTATCTGGTTGTAAATAATTCTAATAAAATTGAGGTAGTAAACAGATATACTTTCAAGAGCGTTGCTACTATTACTGCAAGTATCAAAAACCCTAGATATATCGCTTTTGCAAATGGAAAAGGATATATTACAAACTGGGGAGTAGGAGAAGATGCTAATGATGATTACGTAGGGATTCTTGACCTTGCTACAAACACTATAACATCTAAAATTCCTGTAGTTGAAGGACCTGAAAAAATAATTGAAAACGGTGGTAAACTTTATGTAACGCACAAAGGAGGTTACAACTTCGGAAATTCATTAACTGTAATTAATTCTGCAACTAACTCAGTAGTAACTAACTTTGTAGTAGGTGATATGCCGTCAGCATTGGTAAAAGATAATGGAAGCTTGTATATTTTATGTGAAGGATATCCTAACTACGCTCCTACCCAAACAGCTGGTAAATTAGTAAAGGTGAGTTTAAGCAGTAATACTGTTACCTCTACTCTTAGTTTTGAAGGCATAACACATCCTGGATTTTTAGACCTTGAAAACGATAAATTATATTACACTATTGATAGTAATATTTACTCTCTTTCTACAAGCGCTACAACTTTACCAACAGCTCCAATTTTCAAAGCTACTGAGGTGACTTCACTTTATGGTTTAGCAGTAAAAAACAGCAAAATATATGTTGCAGACAGAGTAAATGGTGTGGATAATGGAGATATTTATATCTATTCTCTAACAGGAAAACTTGCTAATGATTTTAGCGTAGGTGTTAATCCAAACGGATTTTACTTTAACAACTAA
- the cobT gene encoding nicotinate-nucleotide--dimethylbenzimidazole phosphoribosyltransferase, which produces MSYLDDILKSRRDTRHFTADEVPDEVIEKALQAGHWAPSVGLTDATRYFIIKSDEVKTAVKNLFLDYNKKAEELTDNPEQKEHYKSLKLEAIEEAPIGLIIAYDRSVLNQFTIGTVGSNEAVKFSSVCAAQNIWLSLTEQGYGMGWVSILDYYQFKKILDLPENIEPLGYFCIGKPATNYDNQPMLQQLHWKQKSEAPVCTEIKNVTKNSIVDFNLKVKKSAEPKPDFSRLLQEKIDSKTKPIGSLGTLEKLAFQMATVFETLNPKITNPNIIVFAADHGIANHGVSAYPQDVTRQMVGNFLEGGAAINVFCNQNDIRLSIVDAGVNYDFPTNANLIHAKIAKGTQSFLHIPAMSETELQLCFEKGKSIVEGIAKTGSNCIGFGEMGIGNTSTASVLMSLLTGLPIEDCVGKGTGIEDKKLTEKQNILKKAIENYSGQAELKQQLAYFGGFEIIQIASGMLTAFDNKMLILVDGFICSVAFLIAAKINPDIKNNAVFCHCSAEKAHQKLLDHLDAKPILNLDLRLGEGTGCAIAFPVLKSAETFLNDMASFESAGISRK; this is translated from the coding sequence CGCTATTTTATTATTAAGTCTGATGAAGTTAAAACGGCTGTAAAAAATCTGTTTTTAGATTACAATAAAAAGGCTGAAGAACTTACCGATAATCCCGAACAAAAAGAGCATTACAAATCGTTGAAGCTTGAAGCAATCGAAGAAGCGCCAATTGGACTTATTATTGCGTATGATCGATCGGTTCTAAATCAGTTTACGATTGGGACTGTGGGCAGTAACGAAGCGGTAAAATTTAGTTCGGTTTGTGCGGCGCAGAATATCTGGCTTTCGCTCACGGAACAAGGTTACGGCATGGGTTGGGTTTCGATTTTAGATTATTATCAGTTCAAAAAGATTCTTGATTTACCTGAAAATATAGAGCCTTTGGGTTATTTCTGTATTGGAAAACCCGCAACCAATTACGACAACCAACCAATGTTGCAACAATTGCATTGGAAACAAAAATCTGAAGCTCCGGTTTGTACCGAAATTAAAAACGTTACTAAAAATTCTATTGTAGATTTTAATCTAAAAGTTAAAAAATCGGCTGAACCAAAACCTGATTTCAGTAGACTTTTACAGGAAAAAATAGATTCTAAAACCAAACCTATTGGGTCTTTAGGAACTTTGGAAAAACTGGCTTTTCAGATGGCAACGGTTTTTGAAACTCTGAATCCGAAAATAACAAATCCTAATATAATAGTTTTTGCAGCTGATCACGGTATTGCGAATCATGGTGTGAGCGCTTATCCGCAAGATGTTACGCGACAAATGGTAGGTAATTTTCTGGAAGGCGGTGCAGCAATAAATGTATTTTGTAATCAAAATGATATTCGGTTATCGATTGTAGATGCCGGGGTAAATTATGATTTCCCCACAAATGCGAATTTGATTCATGCCAAAATTGCAAAAGGAACGCAGTCGTTTTTACACATTCCTGCCATGAGCGAAACCGAATTGCAATTGTGTTTCGAAAAAGGAAAATCGATTGTTGAAGGCATTGCTAAAACTGGATCTAATTGCATTGGCTTTGGCGAAATGGGAATTGGAAATACTTCTACAGCTTCGGTTTTAATGAGTCTTTTAACGGGTTTACCTATCGAAGATTGTGTTGGAAAAGGAACGGGAATTGAAGATAAAAAATTAACTGAAAAACAAAACATTCTAAAAAAAGCGATTGAAAATTATTCCGGTCAAGCCGAATTAAAACAACAGCTCGCCTATTTTGGAGGTTTTGAAATTATACAAATCGCCAGCGGAATGTTGACTGCTTTTGATAATAAAATGCTGATTTTGGTTGATGGTTTTATTTGCAGCGTCGCCTTTTTGATTGCTGCAAAAATAAATCCTGACATTAAAAACAATGCCGTTTTCTGTCATTGTTCTGCCGAGAAAGCCCACCAAAAGCTTCTTGATCATTTAGATGCAAAACCTATTTTAAATCTGGATTTGCGTTTGGGAGAAGGAACAGGTTGTGCGATTGCTTTCCCTGTTTTAAAATCGGCTGAAACTTTTTTGAATGATATGGCAAGTTTTGAAAGTGCTGGCATTAGTAGGAAGTAA
- the cobC gene encoding alpha-ribazole phosphatase yields MEVYLVRHTETICDKGVCYGQSDVGLAEPFESVFENIVSQLPSEAIIFSSPLKRCVILAQYIQNNIKAISFEKEDRLMEMNFGDWEMKNWNEISPEQLNPWMEDFVNISVSNGESFIALHERVGDFLSQISKEITKPIIIVAHAGVIRSILCHRTSLSLKDAFNNKVDFGEVIKIAL; encoded by the coding sequence ATGGAAGTTTATCTAGTTCGCCACACCGAAACGATTTGCGACAAAGGAGTTTGCTACGGACAATCGGATGTGGGTTTAGCAGAACCTTTTGAGTCTGTTTTTGAAAATATTGTTTCGCAATTACCTTCTGAAGCAATAATTTTTTCCAGTCCACTAAAACGTTGTGTGATTTTAGCACAATACATTCAAAATAACATTAAAGCAATTTCATTTGAAAAAGAAGATCGTTTGATGGAAATGAATTTTGGCGATTGGGAAATGAAAAACTGGAATGAAATTTCGCCGGAGCAGCTTAATCCCTGGATGGAGGATTTTGTAAATATTAGCGTTTCCAATGGCGAATCGTTTATAGCATTACACGAACGGGTTGGTGATTTTTTATCTCAAATTTCAAAGGAAATTACAAAACCTATCATTATTGTAGCGCACGCTGGAGTAATTCGCAGCATTTTATGTCATCGTACTTCCCTGTCGCTAAAAGATGCTTTTAATAACAAGGTAGATTTTGGTGAGGTAATAAAAATAGCACTTTAA